The Mesorhizobium loti DNA segment GTCAAGGAAGCGATCGATGAGCTGCGGCGCGACCGCACCACCTTCATCATCGCCCATCGCCTGACCACCGTTCGCGACGCCGATCTGGTCGTGTTCATGGACAAGGGCAGGGTGGTCGAAATGGGTGGCTTCGCCGAACTGTCGCTGCGCAACGGCCGCTTCGCCAGCCTGCTGCGCGCCGGCGGCCTGCTCAACGACGAGGAAGTCCGCCGCCTCAGCCGCTCCGTGCAGGGCGAGGCCGCGTGATCTGATGACGGTTCTTCCTTCCCCCTTTTTGGGGGAAGGTGGCCTCACGAAGCGAGGTCGGATGAGGGCTGTTCCAGCTTGGCATCCGCATCCAAATTGGCCGGAAGACTATGGTCTTCAACGCCTCACTCCGCTGGATCACCCCTCATCCGTCTCGCCGCTGACGCGCCGATCCACCTTCTCCCACAAGGGGAGAAGGAAGACCTTACGCACCTGCGACACCGCCGCTCGATTGCCCCGATCGCGCTGGCGGTCTATGTAAAGTCGCATGAGCGACACGACTTCACGCCTGAGCGGCTGGATGGACCTTGCCAACCCGACGCGCTTCGTCGCGCTGGCCGACAAGGTCGTGCCGTGGCTGGCGGCCATCGCCGCTCTTGTCCTCGCCATCGGCCTCTATATGAGCTTCGCCGCGCCCGAGGATTTCCAGCAAGGCATCACCGTCCGCATCATGTACATCCACGTGCCTTTCGCCTGGCTCGCCATGATGTGCTACACGCTGATGGCGGTGTCGGCCCTTGGCACGCTGGTCTGGCGGCATCCGCTGGCCGATGTTGCGCTCAAATCGGCGGCTCCCATCGGCGCCGTCTTCACAGCACTTGCGCTGATCACCGGTTCGATCTGGGGCAAGCCGATGTGGGGCACCTGGTGGGTCTGGGACGCGCGCCTGACCTCTGTCTTCGTGCTGTTTTTGATGTATCTCGGCATCATCGCGCTGACCCGCGCCCTCGACGATGCCAGCCGCGCCGCCTGGGCCGCCGCCATCATCACGCTGGTCGGCTTCATCAACATCCCGATCATCAAATTCTCGGTCGACTGGTGGAACACGCTGCACCAGCCGGCCTCGGTGTTCCGGCTTGGCGGCCCGACCATCGACCCCAGCCTGCTTTGGCCGCTGCTCGTCATGGCTGTCGGCTTTACCGTGCTGTTCTTCGCCCTGCATCTGATGGCAATGCGCACCGAAATCCGCCGCCGCCGGGTGATTGCCATGCGGCGGGTGGCGGCGCGGCAGGCCGAGAGGCAACCGGCCTAATTCACACCTGTTGCCTCCCGTAAGCGGTCAGGCCATCAGGCCCCGCGCGGCCACTGGCAGCGTCTCCAGCACGTTGTCGCCGTCGATCAGGTTGACCTCATTGAACAAATTGGTGACGACGCAGCAATGGTCGGGCACAACCCGCACGCGCTCACCAATGCGCAGCTTCGCGTCACCGGAAAGCGTGACGGTGCCATGTTCTTCGCTGAGCCCGGTAACCCTGGCATCGGGAGCGCCGAGCAGCTCGCCAAAATCTTTTAGCCCGAGCGTGTCGCTCGACAGCGCCTTGCTGCCGCTGTCGAGAATGGCGCGCGTTGCCGTTGGATGGCTGACGACGGTGGCGAGCACCGTCAGCGCGCAATCGTCGAGGGTGCCGACGCCTTTGGCGACCTGGTAGCGGTCGAGATAGATGTAGGTGCCAGGGCGATATTCGGTGACGACGCTATC contains these protein-coding regions:
- a CDS encoding heme exporter protein CcmC, with translation MSDTTSRLSGWMDLANPTRFVALADKVVPWLAAIAALVLAIGLYMSFAAPEDFQQGITVRIMYIHVPFAWLAMMCYTLMAVSALGTLVWRHPLADVALKSAAPIGAVFTALALITGSIWGKPMWGTWWVWDARLTSVFVLFLMYLGIIALTRALDDASRAAWAAAIITLVGFINIPIIKFSVDWWNTLHQPASVFRLGGPTIDPSLLWPLLVMAVGFTVLFFALHLMAMRTEIRRRRVIAMRRVAARQAERQPA
- a CDS encoding Guanylate kinase, with the protein product MAASHGTTLSASATKRVGLARSIQPLRREVVSLMRLYIDRQRDRGNRAAVSQVRKVFLLPLWEKVDRRVSGETDEG